In Microbacterium galbinum, a single window of DNA contains:
- a CDS encoding TetR/AcrR family transcriptional regulator, translating into MPRPPLARERVLDAFEELVLTEGERAATIEATAKAAGVSKGGLLYHFGSKDELVAGLLQRLEELTTADLARMNAADEGPVSYYVRTSVMEDDALDRALVTASRLAQGGSVAAADALRDSRRRWEDTIRPHVRDQAGLDLVMLLSDGLYFNNSLDVNGSEHLVPRPDELSALIALVLRTTAP; encoded by the coding sequence ATGCCCCGACCACCCCTCGCCCGCGAGCGCGTGCTCGACGCCTTCGAAGAGCTCGTCCTCACCGAGGGCGAGCGGGCCGCCACCATCGAGGCGACAGCCAAGGCCGCCGGTGTCTCGAAGGGCGGTCTGCTCTACCATTTCGGATCGAAGGACGAGCTCGTCGCCGGGCTCCTGCAGCGCCTGGAGGAGTTGACGACCGCCGACCTCGCACGCATGAACGCCGCCGACGAAGGCCCCGTGTCGTACTACGTGCGGACCTCCGTCATGGAGGACGACGCACTCGACCGTGCGCTGGTCACCGCCTCACGGCTCGCCCAGGGCGGCTCGGTCGCCGCTGCGGACGCCCTTCGGGACTCGCGCAGGCGCTGGGAGGACACCATCCGTCCGCACGTGCGCGACCAGGCGGGGCTCGACCTCGTCATGCTGCTCAGCGACGGCCTCTACTTCAACAACTCCCTCGACGTGAACGGCTCCGAGCATCTCGTCCCCCGGCCCGACGAACTCTCCGCACTGATCGCGCTCGTCCTCCGCACGACGGCTCCGTGA
- the serA gene encoding phosphoglycerate dehydrogenase, which yields MPKPVVLIAEVLSPATIEALGPDFDVRNVDGTDREALFSALSEADAVLVRSATQIDEEALTHAPKLKVVARAGVGLDNVDIKAATAAGVMVVNAPTSNIVSAAELTVGHILSLARRIPAAHASLSAGAWKRSSFTGAELFEKTVGIVGLGRIGALVAARLAAFDMRVVAYDPYVTSARAQQLGVQLLSLDELVAESDFLTIHMPKTPETTGMIGAEQFKAMKPTAFVVNVARGGLIDEEALREALVAGEIAGAGLDVFTSEPPVEGGSAHALLDLPNVVVTPHLGASTEEAQEKAGVSVARSVRLALGGDLVPDAVNVAGGVIDPYVRPGISLVEKLGQIFAALATSPLTSLDVEVHGELNDYDVSVLKLAALKGVFTNIVSETVSYVNAPLLAEQRGIAVRLLKDDVSAEYRNVITLTGALSDGSQLSVSGTLTGPKQAEKLVGINDHALELPIEKHHVVMLYTDRPGIVAVYGQKFGEAGINIAGMQIAREAAGAQALSVLTLDSPVSDELLDDVRDAIDADLFRQIEITDI from the coding sequence GTGCCGAAGCCCGTAGTGCTCATCGCCGAAGTTCTCTCTCCTGCCACGATCGAGGCCCTGGGCCCGGACTTCGATGTCCGCAATGTCGACGGCACCGATCGCGAGGCGCTGTTCTCGGCGTTGTCGGAGGCCGATGCCGTGCTCGTGCGCTCGGCGACGCAGATCGATGAAGAGGCGCTGACGCACGCGCCGAAGCTGAAGGTCGTCGCCCGCGCCGGCGTCGGACTCGACAACGTCGACATCAAGGCGGCCACCGCGGCCGGCGTCATGGTCGTCAATGCCCCGACCTCCAACATCGTCTCGGCCGCCGAACTCACCGTCGGTCACATCCTCAGCCTCGCGCGCCGCATCCCCGCCGCGCACGCCTCGCTGTCGGCCGGGGCCTGGAAGCGCAGCTCCTTCACCGGAGCGGAGCTCTTTGAGAAGACCGTCGGCATCGTCGGCCTCGGCCGCATCGGCGCGCTGGTCGCCGCGCGTCTGGCCGCGTTCGACATGCGCGTCGTCGCCTACGACCCCTACGTCACCTCGGCGCGTGCGCAGCAGCTCGGTGTGCAGCTCCTCTCGCTCGACGAGCTCGTCGCCGAGTCGGACTTTCTCACGATCCACATGCCGAAGACGCCCGAGACCACGGGGATGATCGGTGCGGAGCAGTTCAAGGCCATGAAGCCGACCGCCTTCGTCGTGAACGTCGCGCGTGGGGGGCTCATCGACGAGGAGGCTCTGCGCGAGGCGCTCGTCGCGGGCGAGATCGCCGGCGCCGGCCTCGACGTCTTCACGTCCGAGCCTCCGGTCGAGGGCGGGAGCGCCCACGCGCTCCTCGACCTCCCGAACGTCGTCGTCACCCCGCACCTCGGTGCCAGCACCGAGGAGGCGCAGGAGAAGGCCGGTGTCTCGGTCGCCCGCTCGGTGCGCCTCGCCCTCGGTGGCGACCTGGTGCCCGACGCGGTGAACGTCGCCGGTGGTGTCATCGACCCGTACGTGCGCCCCGGCATCTCGCTCGTCGAGAAGCTCGGCCAGATCTTCGCCGCTCTCGCGACGTCGCCGCTCACGAGCCTCGACGTCGAGGTGCACGGCGAGCTGAACGACTACGACGTGAGCGTCCTCAAGCTCGCGGCTCTCAAGGGCGTCTTCACGAACATCGTGAGCGAGACGGTGTCGTACGTCAACGCTCCGCTGCTCGCCGAGCAGCGCGGCATCGCGGTGCGTCTGCTCAAGGACGATGTCAGCGCCGAGTACCGCAACGTCATCACCCTCACCGGTGCCCTCTCCGATGGTTCGCAGCTCTCGGTGTCGGGCACGCTCACCGGCCCGAAGCAGGCCGAGAAGCTGGTCGGCATCAACGACCACGCACTCGAGCTCCCGATCGAGAAGCACCACGTCGTCATGCTCTACACCGACCGTCCCGGAATCGTCGCGGTCTACGGGCAGAAGTTCGGCGAGGCCGGCATCAACATCGCCGGCATGCAGATCGCACGCGAGGCCGCCGGTGCCCAGGCGCTGAGTGTTCTCACGCTGGACTCGCCGGTCTCCGACGAACTGCTCGACGACGTGCGCGATGCGATCGACGCCGACCTGTTCCGTCAGATCGAGATCACCGACATCTGA
- a CDS encoding GntR family transcriptional regulator — MNSPTDAPLAVVGVVDAVTSRLRDRILSGDLRSGSALTEAFVSEEYAVARPSAKAAIEQLVAAGLLERTAHRSARVVAIDPETVRDVYRTRTRLESAALRELASTRTVPAAAIAANAEIQAMPAGPDPATVDPDLRFHTALIDALGSARTGRMYRSVLDEARMCMAQVQGRRLLEAGVIAAQHAEILDALAAGEAERATAVLGIHLSSAQERLVDALGAD; from the coding sequence GTGAACAGTCCCACGGATGCCCCGCTCGCGGTCGTCGGCGTCGTCGATGCCGTCACGTCACGGCTGCGGGATCGCATCCTGAGCGGGGACCTCCGCTCAGGCTCGGCGCTCACCGAAGCATTCGTGTCGGAGGAGTACGCGGTCGCTCGGCCGAGCGCGAAGGCCGCGATCGAGCAGCTCGTCGCCGCGGGCCTCCTCGAGCGCACCGCGCACCGCAGTGCCCGTGTCGTGGCGATCGACCCGGAGACCGTGCGCGACGTCTATCGCACCCGGACGCGACTCGAGAGCGCGGCGTTGCGAGAGCTCGCCAGCACGCGCACGGTACCGGCCGCGGCGATCGCGGCGAACGCCGAGATCCAGGCGATGCCCGCGGGGCCCGATCCCGCCACCGTCGATCCCGATCTGCGCTTCCACACGGCGCTGATCGATGCCCTCGGCAGCGCTCGAACGGGCCGGATGTACCGCAGTGTGCTCGACGAGGCGCGGATGTGCATGGCGCAGGTGCAGGGCCGTCGTCTGCTCGAGGCCGGCGTCATCGCCGCCCAGCATGCCGAGATCCTCGACGCTTTGGCGGCCGGTGAAGCAGAGCGGGCCACCGCCGTTCTCGGCATCCACCTCTCGTCGGCGCAGGAGCGTCTCGTCGACGCTCTCGGCGCGGACTGA
- a CDS encoding FAD-binding and (Fe-S)-binding domain-containing protein, translated as MSITLAEPLDPTILGPSTEVHARSIDRFARAHDASHYLLVPDAVLSPTDAAGVARVFEAVRAAGRTLTFRSGGTSLSGQGVSGDILVDTRSGFRDIRVEDDGASVRVGPGATVRQVNTRLVRHGRKLGPDPASEIACTIGGVVANNSSGMACGIVENSYRTVESLLLVLPSGTVLDTALPDADERLRDSDPDLAAGLLALRAQLLSSPENVAFVRRQFSMKNTMGYGINALLDFDTPVRILEHLVIGSEGTLAFVAEARFRTIPIRPAIATGLLVFTTLSDAMAALPGLGDLGLATIELLDAASLRVAQGLGDVPAAIADIDVDQHAALLVEVHAGSTEELAIDSATALAHFADLPLAIEAALTTDASERAALWHVRKGLYTAVAGARPSGTTALLEDIVVPVDRLLVTCERLIELFAAHDYEGSVIFGHAKDGNVHFLLNERFDDPDSVARYRRFTDDLVELVLGQGGSLKAEHGTGRIMAPFVRRQYGDELTDMMWSIKRLFDPAGILNPGVVLSDDPDSYLRDLKRVPTVEKEVDRCVECGYCEPTCPSKSITLTPRQRIVLRRDMAWAEEQGDTALLEDLRADYDYDGVQTCAVDGMCAVACPVDINTGDLVRRLRAEEASKIEDGLWDAAAKGWGAVTRVGGTALTFASALPAPIVTGATRVGRAILGSDTVPLYDGGLPRGGTKAPSAQNPSDARAVFFGACIGTMFGAEGHGEGSRDAVRALLDRAGIAVVIPEDAGGMCCGTPWKSKGHLAGYDRMTKRVLSSLWEASRFGELPVVCDAASCTEGLHTMLAKSVSEYPEYAGLVIEDATTYIAREVLPRVTVQAKLDSVAVHPTCSTTALGATGALTEIAAAVATEVFVPDGWGCCAFAGDRGMLHPELTASATAVESEEVRAADADRGGFDAFVSANRTCEIGMTRATGQPYRHVVEVLEELTRP; from the coding sequence GTGTCGATCACTCTCGCCGAACCACTCGACCCGACGATCCTCGGACCGTCGACCGAGGTGCACGCCCGCTCGATCGACCGGTTCGCCCGGGCGCACGACGCCTCGCACTACCTGCTCGTGCCGGATGCCGTGCTCTCCCCCACCGACGCCGCGGGAGTGGCCCGGGTGTTCGAGGCCGTGCGCGCAGCGGGGCGCACGCTCACGTTCCGCTCCGGGGGCACGAGCCTCTCGGGACAGGGCGTCAGCGGCGACATCCTCGTCGACACGCGCAGCGGGTTCCGCGACATCCGCGTCGAGGACGACGGCGCCTCGGTGCGGGTCGGCCCCGGCGCCACCGTGCGCCAGGTGAACACGCGTCTGGTGCGCCACGGTCGCAAGCTCGGCCCCGACCCCGCCAGCGAGATCGCCTGCACGATCGGGGGTGTCGTCGCCAACAACTCCAGCGGCATGGCCTGCGGCATCGTCGAGAACTCCTACCGGACCGTGGAGTCTCTGCTCCTCGTCCTGCCGAGCGGCACCGTCCTCGACACCGCACTTCCCGACGCCGATGAGCGCCTGCGCGACTCCGACCCCGACCTCGCCGCGGGGCTCCTCGCCCTCCGCGCACAGCTGCTGTCCTCCCCCGAGAACGTCGCCTTCGTGCGCCGCCAGTTCTCGATGAAGAACACGATGGGCTACGGCATCAACGCCCTCCTCGACTTCGACACCCCGGTGCGCATCCTCGAGCACCTCGTGATCGGCTCGGAGGGCACACTCGCCTTCGTCGCCGAGGCGCGCTTCCGCACCATCCCGATCCGTCCCGCGATCGCCACCGGCCTGCTCGTGTTCACCACGCTCTCCGATGCGATGGCCGCCCTCCCCGGGCTCGGCGACCTCGGGCTCGCCACGATCGAGCTCCTCGATGCCGCCTCACTCCGCGTCGCGCAGGGGCTCGGCGATGTGCCCGCCGCGATCGCCGACATCGATGTCGATCAGCACGCGGCACTCCTCGTCGAGGTCCATGCCGGCAGCACCGAGGAGTTGGCGATCGACAGTGCGACCGCGCTCGCACACTTCGCCGACCTCCCCCTCGCGATCGAGGCGGCGCTGACCACCGACGCCTCGGAGCGCGCGGCGCTGTGGCACGTGCGCAAGGGCCTCTACACCGCTGTCGCCGGAGCACGTCCGTCCGGCACCACCGCGCTGCTCGAAGACATCGTCGTGCCGGTCGACCGTCTGCTGGTGACCTGCGAGCGCCTGATCGAGCTGTTCGCCGCGCACGACTACGAGGGGTCGGTGATCTTCGGTCACGCCAAGGACGGCAACGTGCACTTCCTGCTCAACGAACGCTTCGACGATCCCGACAGCGTCGCGCGCTACCGGCGCTTCACCGACGACCTCGTCGAGCTCGTGCTCGGCCAGGGCGGCTCGCTGAAGGCGGAGCACGGGACGGGGCGCATCATGGCGCCGTTCGTCCGCCGTCAGTACGGCGATGAGCTGACCGACATGATGTGGTCGATCAAGCGTCTCTTCGATCCCGCCGGCATCCTCAATCCGGGCGTCGTGCTCTCCGACGACCCGGACTCGTACCTCCGCGACCTCAAGCGCGTGCCGACGGTCGAGAAGGAGGTCGACCGGTGCGTCGAATGCGGCTACTGCGAGCCGACGTGCCCGAGCAAGAGCATCACCCTCACCCCGCGCCAGCGCATCGTACTGCGGCGCGACATGGCCTGGGCCGAGGAGCAGGGAGACACCGCGCTTCTCGAGGACCTGCGCGCCGACTACGACTACGACGGAGTGCAGACCTGTGCGGTCGACGGCATGTGCGCAGTCGCGTGCCCCGTCGACATCAACACCGGCGATCTCGTCCGTCGCCTGCGCGCCGAGGAAGCGTCGAAGATCGAGGACGGCCTCTGGGATGCCGCGGCGAAGGGCTGGGGCGCCGTGACGCGCGTCGGCGGTACGGCGCTGACCTTCGCCTCCGCCCTGCCCGCCCCGATCGTGACCGGTGCGACCCGGGTCGGACGAGCGATCCTGGGATCCGATACCGTCCCTCTCTACGACGGCGGACTCCCGCGCGGCGGTACGAAGGCGCCGTCCGCCCAGAACCCGTCCGACGCCCGTGCCGTGTTCTTCGGGGCGTGCATCGGCACGATGTTCGGCGCGGAGGGGCACGGAGAGGGGTCGAGGGACGCGGTCCGCGCGCTTCTCGATCGGGCCGGGATCGCCGTGGTGATCCCGGAGGATGCCGGCGGAATGTGCTGCGGCACGCCCTGGAAGTCGAAGGGGCACCTCGCCGGCTACGACCGCATGACGAAGCGCGTGCTGTCGAGCCTCTGGGAGGCGAGCCGATTCGGCGAGCTCCCGGTCGTGTGCGATGCCGCCTCCTGCACCGAGGGGCTCCACACGATGCTCGCGAAGTCCGTCTCCGAGTATCCGGAGTACGCAGGCCTCGTCATCGAGGACGCGACGACCTACATCGCTCGGGAGGTGCTGCCCCGCGTGACCGTTCAGGCGAAGCTCGACAGTGTGGCGGTGCATCCGACCTGCTCGACGACCGCGCTCGGAGCGACCGGCGCGCTGACCGAGATCGCCGCGGCCGTCGCCACGGAAGTGTTCGTTCCCGACGGCTGGGGATGCTGCGCCTTCGCCGGAGATCGGGGCATGCTGCACCCCGAGCTCACTGCCAGCGCGACCGCGGTCGAATCGGAGGAGGTACGTGCGGCCGATGCCGATCGGGGCGGCTTCGACGCCTTCGTCTCCGCGAACCGCACGTGCGAGATCGGGATGACCCGCGCCACGGGACAGCCGTACCGTCACGTCGTCGAGGTGCTCGAGGAGCTCACCCGCCCCTGA
- the ilvC gene encoding ketol-acid reductoisomerase has translation MSTEIFYDADADLSLIQGKKVAIVGYGSQGHAHAQNLRDSGVEVAIALKEGSKSAPKAEEAGFAVKTVADATAWADVIMILAPDQHQRTIYSESIAPNLTAGKTLAFAHGFNIRFGYIDAPEGVDVILVAPKAPGHTVRREFVAGRGIPDIIAVERDASGKAWDLALSYAKAIGGTRAGVIKTTFTEETETDLFGEQAVLCGGVSHLVQAGFETLTEAGYQPQIAYFEVLHELKLIVDLMWEGGIAKQRWSISDTAEFGDYVSGPRVIDERVKESMKGVLADIQSGAFAKRFIDDQDNGAEEFLALRAKEEQHPIEVTGKELRSLFAWKQQDEDYIDGSAAR, from the coding sequence GTGAGCACCGAGATCTTCTACGACGCCGACGCCGACCTGTCCCTGATCCAGGGCAAGAAGGTCGCCATCGTCGGTTACGGCTCGCAGGGCCACGCCCACGCGCAGAACCTGCGCGACTCGGGCGTCGAGGTCGCGATCGCCCTCAAGGAGGGCTCCAAGTCGGCTCCGAAGGCCGAAGAGGCCGGCTTCGCGGTCAAGACCGTCGCCGACGCCACCGCCTGGGCCGACGTCATCATGATCCTCGCGCCGGACCAGCACCAGCGCACGATCTACAGCGAGTCGATCGCCCCCAACCTGACCGCGGGCAAGACCCTCGCCTTCGCGCACGGCTTCAACATCCGCTTCGGCTACATCGATGCTCCCGAGGGCGTCGACGTGATCCTCGTCGCCCCGAAGGCGCCGGGCCACACCGTCCGTCGCGAGTTCGTCGCCGGTCGCGGCATCCCCGACATCATCGCCGTCGAGCGCGACGCCTCGGGCAAGGCCTGGGACCTCGCACTCTCGTACGCGAAGGCGATCGGCGGTACCCGCGCCGGCGTCATCAAGACGACCTTCACCGAGGAGACCGAGACCGACCTGTTCGGCGAGCAGGCCGTGCTCTGCGGTGGCGTCAGCCACCTCGTGCAGGCCGGTTTCGAGACGCTGACCGAGGCGGGCTACCAGCCGCAGATCGCGTACTTCGAGGTGCTCCACGAGCTCAAGCTCATCGTCGACCTCATGTGGGAGGGCGGCATCGCCAAGCAGCGCTGGTCGATCTCCGACACCGCCGAGTTCGGCGACTACGTCTCGGGCCCGCGCGTCATCGACGAGCGCGTCAAGGAGAGCATGAAGGGCGTGCTCGCCGACATCCAGTCGGGTGCGTTCGCGAAGCGCTTCATCGACGACCAGGACAACGGAGCCGAGGAGTTCCTGGCGCTGCGCGCCAAGGAGGAGCAGCACCCGATCGAGGTCACCGGTAAGGAGCTGCGTTCGCTCTTCGCATGGAAGCAGCAGGACGAGGACTACATCGACGGCAGCGCTGCGCGCTGA
- the ilvN gene encoding acetolactate synthase small subunit, producing the protein MSTHVLSLLVEDTPGLLTRVAGLFARRGFNIHSLAVGVTEVPGISRITVVVDVDELPLEQVTKQLNKLINVIKIVELDFATSVQREHMLVKVRTDNATRSNVIEVVNLFRASVVDYAADALVIEVTGDKGKVDAMLRALEPFGIKEIAQSGLLAIGRGGKSITERVLRG; encoded by the coding sequence ATGTCGACCCACGTGCTGAGCCTCCTGGTCGAGGACACTCCCGGCCTCCTCACCCGCGTCGCAGGGCTCTTCGCCCGGCGCGGATTCAACATCCACTCGCTCGCCGTCGGCGTGACCGAGGTGCCCGGCATCTCGCGCATCACCGTCGTCGTCGATGTCGACGAGTTGCCGCTCGAGCAGGTCACCAAGCAGCTCAACAAGCTGATCAACGTGATCAAGATCGTCGAGCTCGACTTCGCCACCTCGGTGCAGCGCGAGCACATGCTCGTGAAGGTGCGCACCGACAACGCCACCCGCTCGAACGTGATCGAGGTCGTGAACCTCTTCCGCGCCTCGGTGGTCGACTACGCCGCCGACGCGCTCGTGATCGAGGTCACGGGCGACAAGGGCAAGGTCGACGCGATGCTCCGCGCGCTCGAGCCCTTCGGCATCAAGGAGATCGCGCAGTCGGGCCTCCTCGCCATCGGCCGCGGCGGCAAGAGCATCACCGAACGCGTCCTGCGCGGCTGA
- a CDS encoding acetolactate synthase large subunit, with the protein MTADSVSAVPRPPARQSNAPEITGAEAVVRSLELLGITDVFGLPGGAILPVYDPLMDASDLRHILVRHEQGAGHAAEGYASASGKVGVCIATSGPGATNLVTAIADAYMDSVPLLAITGQVFSTLMGTDAFQEADIVGITMPITKHSFLVKDAADIPGAIAAAYEVASTGRPGPVLVDITKDAQQAIAPFVWPPKVDLPGYRPVTKAHGKQIQAAAALLAEAKKPVLYVGGGVIRGRASAELLELAESTGAPVVTTLMARGAFPDSHPQHLGMPGMHGTVPAVLALQEADLLISLGARFDDRVTGKAALFAPNAKVVHVDIDPAEISKIRIADVPIVGDVRDVLVDLEAAYRGAIGSAKPDTEEWWSYLDGLRNEFPLGYTPPTDGLLAPQHVIQRIGELTGPEGIYAAGVGQHQMWAAQFIKYERPNAWLNSGGAGTMGYSVPAAMGAKVAEPDRVVWAIDGDGCFQMTNQELATCAINNIPIKVAIINNSSLGMVRQWQTLFYDGRHSNTDLNTGHGTVRIPDFVKLAEAYGCLAIRVEKEDEVDAAIQLALETNDRPVVIDFVVSADSMVWPMVPQGVSNSYVQYAREHAPAFDEED; encoded by the coding sequence ATGACTGCTGACTCCGTCTCGGCTGTGCCGAGGCCGCCCGCCCGTCAATCCAACGCCCCCGAGATCACCGGCGCCGAGGCCGTCGTCCGTTCGCTCGAGCTGCTCGGGATCACCGACGTCTTCGGGCTTCCCGGCGGCGCGATCCTGCCCGTGTACGACCCGCTCATGGACGCCTCCGACCTGCGTCACATCCTCGTGCGGCACGAGCAGGGTGCCGGCCACGCTGCCGAGGGCTATGCATCCGCCTCCGGCAAGGTGGGCGTCTGCATCGCGACGTCCGGACCCGGAGCCACGAACCTCGTCACCGCGATCGCCGACGCCTACATGGACTCGGTGCCCCTGCTGGCGATCACCGGACAGGTGTTCTCGACGCTGATGGGAACGGATGCCTTCCAGGAGGCCGACATCGTGGGAATCACGATGCCGATCACGAAGCACTCCTTCCTGGTGAAGGACGCCGCCGACATCCCCGGCGCGATCGCCGCCGCATACGAGGTGGCATCGACCGGCCGTCCCGGTCCCGTGCTGGTCGACATCACGAAGGACGCGCAGCAGGCGATCGCACCGTTCGTCTGGCCGCCCAAGGTCGATCTGCCCGGTTACCGCCCCGTCACCAAGGCGCACGGCAAGCAGATCCAGGCCGCAGCCGCCCTGCTCGCCGAGGCCAAGAAGCCCGTGCTCTACGTCGGCGGCGGCGTGATCCGCGGACGCGCGTCCGCCGAACTGCTCGAACTCGCCGAGTCGACCGGTGCGCCCGTCGTGACCACGCTCATGGCCCGCGGTGCATTCCCCGACTCACACCCGCAGCACCTGGGCATGCCGGGCATGCACGGCACGGTCCCGGCCGTGCTCGCGCTGCAGGAGGCCGATCTGCTGATCTCGCTCGGCGCCCGCTTCGACGACCGTGTGACCGGTAAGGCTGCGCTCTTCGCGCCGAACGCCAAGGTCGTGCACGTCGACATCGATCCCGCCGAGATCTCGAAGATCCGCATCGCGGACGTGCCGATCGTCGGCGACGTGCGCGACGTGCTCGTCGACCTCGAAGCCGCCTACCGCGGCGCGATCGGCAGCGCGAAGCCCGACACCGAGGAGTGGTGGTCGTACCTCGACGGACTCCGCAACGAGTTCCCGCTCGGCTACACGCCTCCGACCGACGGCCTGCTCGCGCCTCAGCACGTGATCCAGCGCATCGGCGAGCTGACGGGCCCCGAGGGCATCTATGCGGCCGGCGTCGGACAGCACCAGATGTGGGCGGCTCAGTTCATCAAGTACGAGCGCCCGAACGCCTGGCTCAACTCCGGCGGCGCCGGGACCATGGGGTACTCCGTGCCCGCGGCCATGGGTGCCAAGGTCGCCGAACCCGACCGCGTGGTGTGGGCGATCGACGGCGACGGATGCTTCCAGATGACCAATCAGGAGCTCGCGACCTGCGCGATCAACAACATCCCGATCAAGGTCGCGATCATCAACAACTCCTCGCTGGGCATGGTGCGCCAGTGGCAGACCCTGTTCTACGACGGGCGCCACTCCAACACCGACCTGAACACCGGGCACGGCACGGTCCGCATCCCCGACTTCGTGAAGCTCGCCGAGGCCTACGGATGCCTCGCGATCCGCGTCGAGAAGGAGGACGAGGTCGATGCGGCGATCCAGCTCGCCCTCGAGACGAACGATCGCCCCGTCGTGATCGACTTCGTCGTCAGCGCCGATTCCATGGTGTGGCCGATGGTGCCCCAGGGCGTCAGCAACAGCTACGTCCAGTACGCCCGCGAGCACGCGCCCGCATTCGACGAGGAGGACTGA
- the ilvD gene encoding dihydroxy-acid dehydratase, which translates to MSPHDPASASIDIKPRSRVVTDGIEATTSRGMLRAVGMGDEDWEKPQIGIASSWNEITPCNLSLDRLAQGAKEGVHSGGGYPLQFGTISVSDGISMGHEGMHFSLVSREVIADSVETVIMAERLDGTVLLAGCDKSIPGMLMASARLGLSSVFLYAGSIAPGWVKLSDGTEKDITIIDSFEGVGACRAGRMTEEDLKRIECAFAPGEGACGGMYTANTMASVAEALGLSLPGSAAPPSADRRRDYFAHRSGEAVVNLLRQGITTKDILTKESFENAIALAMALGGSTNVVLHLLAIAREAEIDLSLHDFNRIGSKTPHVADMKPFGKYVMNDVDRHGGIPVIMKAMLDEGLIHGDALTVTGKTVAENLRDLNPDPVDGDVIHTFDNPIHASGGITILHGSFAPEGAVVKSAGFDADVFEGPARVFERERGAMDALANGEINAGDVVVIRYEGPKGGPGMREMLAITAAIKGAGLGKDVLLLTDGRFSGGTTGLCIGHIAPEAVDAGPIAFVRDGDLIRVDIAARSLDLLVDEAELASRRSGWEPLPPRYTRGVLAKYSRLVRSAAEGATTG; encoded by the coding sequence ATGTCTCCGCACGATCCTGCCAGCGCGTCCATCGACATCAAGCCCCGCAGTCGTGTCGTCACCGACGGCATCGAAGCCACGACCTCACGAGGCATGCTGCGTGCCGTCGGCATGGGCGACGAGGACTGGGAGAAGCCCCAGATCGGCATCGCCTCGAGCTGGAACGAGATCACGCCCTGCAACCTGAGTCTCGACCGGCTCGCGCAGGGTGCGAAGGAGGGCGTGCACTCGGGCGGTGGCTACCCGCTGCAGTTCGGCACGATCTCCGTCTCCGACGGCATCTCGATGGGCCACGAGGGCATGCACTTCTCGCTCGTCTCGCGCGAGGTCATCGCCGACTCGGTCGAGACGGTCATCATGGCCGAGCGCCTCGACGGAACCGTGCTGCTCGCGGGCTGCGACAAGTCCATCCCCGGCATGCTCATGGCGAGTGCGCGCCTGGGGCTGTCGAGCGTGTTCCTCTACGCCGGCTCGATCGCGCCGGGATGGGTGAAGCTCTCCGACGGCACCGAGAAGGACATCACGATCATCGACTCCTTCGAGGGCGTCGGCGCCTGTCGTGCGGGTCGCATGACGGAGGAGGACCTGAAGCGCATCGAGTGCGCCTTCGCTCCCGGAGAGGGTGCCTGCGGCGGCATGTACACCGCCAACACGATGGCCTCGGTGGCCGAGGCCCTGGGGCTCAGCCTTCCCGGCTCCGCGGCGCCGCCCTCGGCCGACCGCCGCCGTGACTACTTCGCCCACCGCTCCGGCGAGGCCGTCGTCAACCTGCTGCGCCAGGGGATCACCACGAAGGACATCCTGACGAAGGAGTCGTTCGAGAACGCGATCGCCCTCGCTATGGCGCTCGGTGGTTCGACCAACGTCGTGCTGCACCTGCTGGCGATCGCTCGCGAGGCCGAGATCGACCTGAGCCTGCACGACTTCAACCGCATCGGCAGCAAGACGCCGCACGTCGCCGACATGAAGCCCTTCGGCAAGTACGTGATGAACGACGTCGACCGCCACGGCGGCATCCCCGTGATCATGAAGGCGATGCTCGACGAGGGCCTGATCCACGGCGACGCGCTCACGGTCACCGGCAAGACGGTCGCCGAGAACCTGCGTGACCTCAACCCCGATCCCGTCGACGGCGACGTCATCCACACGTTCGACAACCCCATCCACGCGTCCGGCGGCATCACGATCCTGCACGGCTCGTTCGCCCCGGAGGGAGCGGTCGTGAAGTCCGCAGGCTTCGACGCCGACGTGTTCGAGGGCCCGGCGCGCGTGTTCGAGCGCGAGCGCGGAGCGATGGATGCTCTGGCGAACGGCGAGATCAACGCCGGCGACGTCGTGGTGATCCGCTACGAGGGCCCGAAGGGCGGGCCGGGCATGCGCGAGATGCTCGCGATCACCGCGGCCATCAAGGGCGCGGGACTCGGAAAAGATGTACTACTCTTGACGGACGGACGATTCTCAGGCGGCACAACCGGCCTGTGCATCGGCCACATAGCACCCGAAGCGGTGGACGCAGGTCCTATCGCCTTCGTGCGCGATGGTGATCTGATACGGGTCGATATCGCAGCTCGCTCTCTCGACCTACTCGTCGACGAGGCGGAGCTCGCCTCCCGCCGCTCTGGCTGGGAGCCGCTTCCCCCGCGCTATACCCGTGGCGTTCTTGCCAAGTACTCACGCCTCGTGCGGTCCGCCGCCGAAGGCGCGACGACGGGCTGA